A window from Micromonospora terminaliae encodes these proteins:
- a CDS encoding preprotein translocase YidC, producing the protein MKYETRQSRQPVDPAHAEDEAGQARLVQVEADTDVPAPEPGAPKPDEVTEDDGSGVAGGASGSSSGGSSMPTHPDAAR; encoded by the coding sequence GTGAAATACGAGACACGGCAGAGCAGGCAGCCGGTCGACCCGGCGCACGCCGAGGACGAGGCCGGCCAGGCCCGGCTGGTCCAGGTGGAGGCGGACACGGACGTGCCGGCACCCGAGCCGGGCGCGCCGAAACCGGACGAAGTGACCGAGGACGACGGTTCCGGCGTGGCGGGCGGGGCGTCGGGCAGCAGCTCCGGCGGCTCCTCGATGCCGACCCACCCGGACGCGGCCCGCTGA
- the rnhA gene encoding ribonuclease HI, whose translation MAEAATGGVVEIWTDGACSGNPGPGGWGVLLRWGGHERELCGGEAAPTTNNRMELTAAIRALESLTRPVTVRLHTDSTYVRNGITGWLASWKRNGWLTAAKQPVKNADLWQRLEAACARHDVTWLWVKGHNGHPENERADALANRGMAEARAAAVAAR comes from the coding sequence ATGGCGGAGGCGGCGACCGGCGGGGTCGTGGAGATCTGGACCGACGGCGCGTGCAGCGGCAACCCGGGCCCCGGTGGGTGGGGTGTGCTGCTGCGCTGGGGCGGGCACGAGCGCGAGCTGTGCGGCGGCGAGGCCGCGCCGACCACGAACAACCGGATGGAGCTGACCGCCGCGATCCGGGCGCTGGAGAGCCTGACCCGTCCGGTCACCGTGCGGCTGCACACCGACAGCACGTACGTCCGCAACGGCATCACCGGCTGGCTGGCCTCGTGGAAGCGCAACGGCTGGCTGACCGCGGCGAAGCAGCCGGTGAAGAACGCCGACCTGTGGCAGCGGCTGGAGGCGGCCTGCGCCCGGCACGACGTGACCTGGCTGTGGGTGAAGGGCCACAACGGGCACCCGGAGAACGAGCGGGCCGACGCGCTGGCCAACCGGGGCATGGCCGAGGCGCGGGCCGCGGCGGTGGCCGCGCGCTGA
- a CDS encoding serine hydrolase domain-containing protein, translating to MDGRWDGLRAEVHAAVGELVTSGREAGVQVAAYLAGAPIVEEQAGLADTTTGRPMTAGTPVHAVSTGKGLTATVVHTLAEQGRLDYDLRVAEVWPEFARHGKDGITLRHALTHTAGLPALPADVTPADFADWDRMCGLLADARPLWAPGERLAYHAWTFGWLVGEVVRRVTGKPVSQVLAEEVAGPLGVTGELFLGVPEVDLPRLARLEDAGLAALMTYASANLPNFDAVAPAHVRPDATTGSRPEVLRADVPAVGTMSARAVARMYAALLGPVDGVRLVGPDRLREVSAPAVRAEEWVFGQEATFGLGYAVDADGSFGTAGSGGSLAFAYPELGLTVAAVRNRLGAGDGDPMEGLRVLVRDRVAAELGR from the coding sequence ATGGACGGGCGATGGGACGGCCTGCGGGCCGAGGTACACGCGGCAGTCGGCGAACTCGTCACCTCCGGGCGCGAGGCCGGGGTGCAGGTGGCCGCCTACCTGGCCGGCGCGCCGATCGTCGAGGAGCAGGCCGGGCTCGCCGACACCACCACCGGCCGGCCCATGACCGCCGGCACGCCGGTGCACGCCGTGTCCACCGGCAAGGGGCTCACCGCCACCGTGGTGCACACGCTGGCCGAACAGGGACGGCTCGACTACGACCTGCGCGTCGCCGAGGTGTGGCCGGAGTTCGCCCGGCACGGCAAGGACGGCATCACGCTGCGGCACGCCCTCACCCACACCGCCGGGCTGCCGGCCCTGCCCGCCGACGTCACCCCGGCGGACTTCGCCGACTGGGACCGGATGTGCGGGCTGCTCGCCGACGCGCGGCCGCTCTGGGCTCCGGGCGAGCGGCTGGCGTACCACGCCTGGACCTTCGGCTGGCTGGTCGGCGAGGTGGTCCGGCGGGTCACCGGCAAGCCGGTCTCGCAGGTGCTCGCCGAGGAGGTGGCCGGGCCGCTCGGCGTGACCGGCGAGCTGTTCCTCGGCGTGCCGGAGGTCGACCTGCCCCGGCTGGCCCGGCTGGAGGACGCCGGCCTGGCCGCCCTCATGACGTACGCGAGCGCGAACCTGCCGAACTTCGACGCGGTGGCCCCGGCGCACGTCCGGCCCGACGCGACCACCGGCAGCCGGCCCGAGGTGCTGCGCGCCGACGTGCCGGCGGTCGGCACGATGTCGGCCCGGGCGGTGGCCCGGATGTACGCGGCGCTGCTCGGCCCGGTCGACGGGGTCCGGCTCGTCGGCCCGGACCGGCTCCGCGAGGTGTCCGCGCCGGCCGTGCGCGCCGAGGAGTGGGTGTTCGGGCAGGAGGCGACCTTCGGTCTCGGCTACGCCGTGGACGCCGACGGGTCGTTCGGCACGGCCGGCAGCGGCGGCAGCCTGGCGTTCGCGTACCCGGAACTGGGGTTGACCGTGGCGGCCGTGCGCAACCGGCTCGGCGCGGGCGACGGCGACCCCATGGAGGGCCTGCGGGTGCTGGTCCGCGACCGGGTCGCCGCGGAACTCGGCCGCTGA
- a CDS encoding lycopene cyclase family protein has translation MWQRGRVQPTPVEADLALVGGGGAASLVLAALDRHDLTGLRVAVVDPVRKRGQDRTWAFWGAPGGDLEPLLSASWSRVDVVTPAGRRVLPLAPLRYAMLRSAPVYDRAAAAERRLGAVRIGAPAGALVDDGDRVTVHDPEGRPLVRAGWVLDSRPRPPARPGRTSWLQHFRGWWLAADRPTFDPGRAVLMDFRTPQPDRGVSFGYVLPVDDRYALVEYTEFGPALLTDAGYDAALRGYAGLLGLDLTALRVREVENGVIPMTDGPFVARPSPRVVRLGTAGGATRPSTGFTFSAMLRQAEQVAGAVAAGRPPVPAPAYPGRHRWMDAVALRALDRGHVGGVAFFERLFDRNPPERVLRFLDGTTSPAEDLAVMRSSPLLPMTGAVLGDAAGRLRARLRRDPAATPVPEAGPRAAGQAGS, from the coding sequence GTGTGGCAGCGTGGGCGGGTGCAGCCAACCCCGGTCGAGGCCGACCTCGCGCTGGTCGGCGGTGGCGGCGCCGCGTCGCTGGTGCTGGCCGCCCTGGACCGGCACGACCTGACCGGCCTGCGGGTCGCCGTGGTCGACCCGGTGCGCAAGCGCGGCCAGGACCGCACCTGGGCGTTCTGGGGCGCGCCGGGCGGTGACCTCGAACCGCTGCTCAGCGCGAGCTGGTCGCGGGTCGACGTGGTCACGCCCGCGGGCCGCCGCGTCCTGCCGCTCGCCCCGCTCCGGTACGCCATGCTCCGCTCGGCCCCGGTCTACGACCGGGCTGCCGCGGCCGAGCGGCGGCTGGGCGCCGTGCGGATCGGCGCGCCGGCCGGGGCTCTCGTCGACGACGGTGACCGGGTGACCGTCCACGACCCGGAGGGGCGGCCGCTGGTGCGCGCCGGCTGGGTGCTGGACTCCCGTCCCCGCCCGCCGGCCCGGCCCGGGCGGACGAGCTGGTTGCAGCACTTCCGGGGCTGGTGGCTGGCGGCCGACCGGCCCACCTTCGACCCGGGCCGGGCGGTGCTCATGGATTTCCGCACCCCGCAGCCTGACCGGGGCGTCTCCTTCGGTTACGTGCTGCCGGTCGACGACCGGTACGCGCTGGTCGAGTACACCGAGTTCGGCCCCGCCCTGCTCACCGACGCCGGCTACGACGCGGCGCTGCGCGGGTACGCCGGCCTGCTCGGCCTGGACCTGACCGCGCTGCGGGTGCGGGAGGTGGAGAACGGGGTGATCCCGATGACCGACGGCCCGTTCGTGGCCCGCCCCTCGCCGCGGGTGGTCCGGCTCGGCACCGCCGGTGGCGCCACCCGCCCGTCCACCGGGTTCACGTTCTCGGCCATGCTCCGGCAGGCCGAGCAGGTGGCCGGGGCCGTGGCGGCGGGCCGGCCGCCGGTGCCCGCGCCCGCGTACCCGGGGCGGCACCGGTGGATGGACGCGGTGGCGCTGCGCGCCCTGGACCGGGGGCACGTCGGCGGGGTGGCGTTCTTCGAGCGGCTCTTCGACCGCAACCCGCCGGAACGGGTGCTGCGCTTCCTCGACGGGACGACCTCGCCGGCCGAGGACCTGGCGGTCATGCGGTCGAGTCCGTTGCTGCCGATGACCGGCGCGGTCCTCGGCGACGCCGCCGGTCGGCTGCGCGCCCGGTTGCGCCGCGATCCGGCCGCCACCCCGGTGCCGGAGGCCGGCCCGCGCGCGGCCGGTCAGGCCGGCTCGTAG